A window of Strix aluco isolate bStrAlu1 chromosome 2, bStrAlu1.hap1, whole genome shotgun sequence contains these coding sequences:
- the OXGR1 gene encoding 2-oxoglutarate receptor 1: protein MASEHTGNFTALPGHTDPLTICKDEDFLQVKSYLSVLYSLIFLVCFPGNIVTIFVYFVKMRPWKSSTIIMLNLAITDLLYVATLPFFIHYSANGNNWIFGDFMCKFIHFCFYFNMYSGIIFLSCFSIFRFFVVVHPIKCFFVQNRRWAVVTCIVVWMISLVAISPLGILIATRHTQNRTICLDLAAAEDLDTSRWYNWLLTMFAFFLPLLTVTLCYMLIIYTLATGPHTQACYKQKARRLAVILLVVFYVCFLPFHIFRGIRLELRVRPVSCHLKNTILFMLIIAKPLAALNTFGNLLLYGVTGDNFQQAIFSLLKFRTNKNLK from the coding sequence ATGGCATCTGAACACACTGGAAATTTTACTGCTCTGCCAGGCCACACAGACCCATTGACAATCTGCAAGGATGAAGACTTCTTACAGGTGAAATCCTATCTCTCTGTCCTTTACAGCCTAATCTTCCTGGTGTGCTTCCCAGGGAACATCGTGACAATTTTTGTATACTTTGTCAAAATGAGGCCCTGGAAAAGCAGCACCATCATTATGTTAAACCTGGCTATCACTGACCTATTATATGTAGCCACACTTCCTTTCTTTATACACTACTCTGCTAATGGAAATAACTGGATTTTTGGGGACTTCATGTGCAAGTTTATTCACTTTTGTTTCTACTTCAACATGTACAGCGGTATTATCTTCCTTAGCTGCTTCAGCATCTTTCGCTTTTTTGTAGTTGTCCACccaattaaatgcttttttgttcAAAACCGAAGATGGGCAGTGGTGACTTGCATAGTAGTTTGGATGATTTCCCTGGTGGCCATCAGCCCCTTGGGCATCTTGATTGCCACAAGGCATACGCAGAACAGGACGATCTGCCTGGACCTGGCTGCTGCTGAGGACCTTGACACTAGTCGGTGGTATAACTGGCTGCTGACAATGTTTGCCTTCTTCTTGCCCTTGTTGACAGTCACTCTGTGCTACATGCTCATTATTTACACCTTGGCTACTGGGCCCCACACACAGGCTTGCTACAAACAAAAGGCTCGCAGACTCGCTGTCATCCTCTTAGTGGTCTTCTATGTGTGCTTCCTCCCCTTCCACATCTTTCGAGGGATTCGGCTGGAGCTCCGAGTACGACCGGTTAGCTGCCACTTGAAGAACACAATCCTTTTTATGCTTATTATAGCTAAACCTTTAGCAGCGTTAAATACTTTTGGAAACTTACTGCTCTATGGAGTGACAGGAGACAACTTCCAGCAGGCGATCTTCTCGCTCCTCAAGTTTCGGACAAACAAGAACTTGAAGTAG